The following coding sequences are from one Prosthecobacter vanneervenii window:
- a CDS encoding HAD family hydrolase — MPPPIRAVIFDFDGLIVDTESTGYHTWREIFSQHGHELPVERYAQAVGTDFLTGAYDPKRDLEQLTGRDFDWAAIEIERKIREGELRKHLHLLPGVADRLQEADALGLRIAIASSSPRVWIDSWMDQLGLHDHFHHISTVDDTGKVKPDPSLFLHAAEKLGVAPEEAVIFEDSLNGLRAAMAAGIRCIVAPGPMTRHLDFTGAWKRVDSLADVSLKALMS; from the coding sequence ATGCCCCCACCCATCCGCGCCGTCATCTTTGACTTCGACGGCCTCATCGTTGACACTGAAAGCACCGGTTACCACACCTGGAGAGAGATCTTCAGCCAGCATGGCCATGAGCTTCCCGTGGAGCGTTATGCCCAGGCCGTAGGCACCGACTTCCTGACCGGTGCCTACGATCCCAAACGTGACCTCGAACAGCTCACCGGCAGAGACTTCGACTGGGCTGCCATCGAAATTGAGCGCAAGATCCGCGAGGGCGAGCTGCGCAAACATCTGCACCTGCTGCCCGGGGTGGCGGACCGTCTGCAGGAGGCGGATGCACTCGGCCTGCGCATCGCCATCGCCAGCAGCAGCCCGCGTGTATGGATCGACTCCTGGATGGACCAGCTGGGACTGCACGACCACTTTCACCACATCTCCACCGTGGACGACACCGGCAAGGTGAAGCCCGATCCCAGTCTCTTCCTGCATGCCGCCGAAAAGCTCGGCGTCGCGCCTGAAGAAGCCGTCATCTTTGAAGACTCCCTCAATGGCCTCCGCGCCGCCATGGCCGCCGGCATCCGCTGCATCGTCGCCCCGGGGCCGATGACACGACATCTTGATTTCACCGGCGCGTGGAAGCGCGTTGACTCACTCGCTGATGTCTCGCTCAAGGCACTCATGTCATGA
- a CDS encoding FAD-dependent oxidoreductase, which yields MPKQPDRIFKVAIIGGGFAGVYCARELLRLTEDMADMTVGLIASENHMVFQPMLPEVAGGSLSPQHVVNPIRMICRGAEVLKGEVTHIDLENRIITMNGGSFTPQVTVGFEHLMLAPGAGVDLSRIPGMAEHAYLMRTVGDAMKLRAAIISRMEEANLITSPKLRKELLSFVIVGGGYSGVETAGQIQDLIVGARRFYENIEPDEPNVTLIHSGERLLGMLSDSLGTYTGKCLAEMGVKIAFKSRVRAVTSSTVQLGDGTRLPATLVVCTVGNAPHPQIAALGAKGALPVEKGKVVVEATGQVRGLANVWSAGDCAVFPKADGGNCPETAQFAMRQGALVARNIAASFTGRALKPFRFTGLGELATIGHRKAVAQIMGMRFSGIIAWFMWRTIYLMKLPGFDRKLRVMAEWTFEMFFPRDINLLTPSFTSPLGEMHLEPGDSLFHSGEPAQSLYAVKKGCVEITDAQGQLVKSAGPGEHFGERALLGDGIWRFDATAKESSELVAIDGETFKTLANSIGSLGSLFRGTAQQYHLPEEIQNTVEMIPEATRNACAADVMTRSIAALDAKVTVQDAVAEFQAHPHSTYPVLAEGCVVGLLRRSVAYEWLKNHGLTCVDKLQDLPLTKPFCVTADTPVPVLVGTLMRSGVSKAVVVDEQKRLLGMVTLFDLLKQPNGS from the coding sequence ATGCCCAAGCAGCCCGACCGTATTTTCAAAGTGGCCATCATTGGCGGAGGATTTGCCGGAGTCTATTGTGCGCGCGAGCTGCTGCGGCTGACCGAAGACATGGCGGACATGACCGTGGGGCTGATCGCCAGCGAGAACCACATGGTCTTCCAGCCCATGCTGCCGGAAGTCGCAGGCGGCTCCCTCTCCCCACAGCATGTGGTCAATCCCATCCGCATGATCTGTCGCGGCGCGGAGGTGCTGAAGGGCGAGGTGACACACATCGATCTGGAAAACCGCATCATCACCATGAACGGCGGCTCCTTCACCCCGCAGGTCACGGTGGGGTTCGAACACCTCATGCTGGCCCCAGGCGCGGGCGTGGATCTCAGCCGCATCCCGGGCATGGCGGAGCACGCCTACCTCATGCGCACCGTGGGTGATGCCATGAAACTGCGCGCCGCCATCATCAGCCGAATGGAGGAGGCCAACCTCATTACCAGCCCCAAGCTGCGCAAGGAGCTGCTCTCCTTCGTCATCGTCGGCGGTGGTTACTCCGGGGTGGAGACCGCAGGACAGATCCAGGACTTGATCGTGGGCGCACGCCGGTTTTACGAAAATATCGAGCCCGATGAACCCAACGTGACCCTGATCCACAGCGGTGAGCGACTGCTGGGCATGCTGAGTGACAGCCTGGGGACCTACACCGGCAAATGTCTCGCAGAGATGGGAGTCAAGATCGCCTTCAAAAGCCGCGTGCGCGCAGTCACCTCCAGCACCGTGCAGCTGGGCGATGGCACCCGGCTGCCGGCCACGCTCGTGGTCTGCACCGTGGGGAATGCACCTCATCCGCAAATTGCAGCGCTGGGGGCCAAGGGCGCACTGCCCGTCGAAAAGGGCAAGGTCGTCGTGGAAGCCACGGGGCAGGTCAGAGGCCTCGCCAACGTATGGTCGGCTGGCGACTGCGCCGTCTTCCCCAAGGCCGACGGTGGCAACTGCCCCGAGACCGCCCAGTTTGCCATGCGTCAGGGCGCTCTGGTGGCGCGAAACATCGCCGCCAGTTTTACAGGCCGCGCCTTGAAGCCCTTTCGCTTTACCGGCCTCGGAGAGCTGGCCACCATCGGCCACCGCAAGGCCGTGGCCCAGATCATGGGCATGCGCTTCTCGGGCATCATCGCCTGGTTCATGTGGCGCACCATTTATCTCATGAAGCTGCCGGGCTTTGACCGCAAGCTGCGCGTCATGGCGGAGTGGACCTTTGAGATGTTCTTCCCACGCGACATCAATCTCCTCACCCCCAGTTTCACCTCACCTCTGGGAGAGATGCACCTGGAACCTGGAGATTCCCTTTTTCACTCGGGCGAGCCCGCACAATCCCTCTACGCAGTTAAAAAAGGCTGCGTCGAGATCACCGATGCGCAAGGCCAGCTCGTCAAATCCGCCGGCCCGGGCGAGCACTTTGGCGAGCGCGCCCTGCTGGGCGATGGCATCTGGCGCTTTGATGCCACGGCCAAGGAATCCAGCGAACTCGTCGCCATCGATGGCGAAACTTTCAAGACACTCGCCAACAGCATCGGCTCCCTTGGCAGCCTCTTCCGTGGCACGGCTCAGCAGTACCATCTTCCGGAAGAGATCCAGAACACAGTGGAGATGATCCCCGAGGCCACACGCAATGCCTGTGCTGCCGATGTGATGACGCGCAGCATCGCCGCTCTCGATGCAAAAGTGACTGTGCAGGACGCCGTAGCGGAGTTTCAGGCTCACCCGCACAGCACCTACCCTGTGCTGGCGGAGGGCTGCGTGGTCGGCCTGCTGCGCCGTTCCGTGGCCTACGAATGGCTCAAAAATCACGGCCTCACTTGTGTGGACAAACTGCAGGACCTGCCGCTGACCAAGCCTTTTTGCGTTACCGCAGACACCCCCGTTCCCGTCCTCGTCGGCACCCTCATGCGCAGCGGCGTCAGCAAGGCCGTGGTGGTGGACGAACAAAAGCGCCTGCTGGGCATGGTCACGTTGTTTGATCTGCTGAAGCAGCCGAATGGTTCTTGA
- a CDS encoding potassium channel family protein yields MPIAKSRPQTNLLYAFAYVGLVLAVFTLGYRAAGWSWGDSFYMVVITAFSVGYGEVVPITDPWLRAWTIILILFGCTGIIFVTGTLVQWLTEAQIQRALGGKRMENEIDKLSNHAIICGYGRIGRMIASQLQAGGIPFVIVDQATDRVAEVRDAGFLTLQGEATDESVLKAAGINRARVLATVLPNDAANVFITLSARNMNPAIQIIARGEVPSTERKLLQAGANRVVLPAHIGADRIAHLILHPNTRDLIGGKTKASIDFDHHLTELGLDMEEIEIRADSPWVHKRVNEIENGLSGRMLIVAILRKEGATDLNPSPSAMLMPGDALVMMKRVLRR; encoded by the coding sequence ATGCCCATCGCCAAGAGCCGCCCGCAGACCAACCTCCTCTACGCCTTTGCCTACGTGGGCCTGGTGCTGGCGGTCTTCACCCTGGGCTACCGGGCCGCCGGGTGGTCCTGGGGGGACTCATTCTATATGGTGGTCATCACCGCCTTCAGCGTGGGCTATGGGGAAGTGGTGCCCATCACCGACCCCTGGCTGCGAGCCTGGACGATCATCCTCATTCTCTTCGGCTGCACGGGCATCATCTTCGTCACTGGTACTCTGGTGCAGTGGCTGACAGAGGCGCAGATTCAGAGGGCTTTGGGAGGCAAACGCATGGAAAACGAAATCGATAAACTCAGCAACCACGCCATCATCTGCGGCTACGGCCGCATTGGGCGAATGATCGCCTCGCAGTTGCAGGCAGGCGGCATTCCTTTTGTTATTGTCGATCAGGCGACTGATCGGGTGGCCGAAGTCCGTGACGCGGGCTTCCTCACCCTTCAGGGAGAAGCCACCGACGAGTCCGTGCTGAAGGCCGCTGGCATCAACCGCGCCCGCGTGCTGGCCACCGTGCTGCCCAATGATGCTGCGAATGTCTTCATCACCCTGAGTGCGCGAAACATGAACCCCGCCATCCAGATCATCGCGCGCGGCGAGGTACCATCCACTGAGCGCAAGCTGCTGCAAGCTGGCGCCAACCGCGTGGTGCTGCCCGCCCACATCGGAGCCGACCGCATCGCCCACCTGATCCTGCACCCCAACACGCGCGACCTCATCGGCGGCAAGACCAAGGCCAGCATCGACTTTGACCACCACCTCACGGAACTGGGCCTGGACATGGAGGAGATCGAGATCCGCGCAGACTCCCCCTGGGTGCACAAACGCGTGAACGAGATCGAGAACGGCCTCAGCGGCCGCATGCTCATCGTGGCCATTTTGCGCAAGGAAGGAGCGACCGACCTGAACCCCAGCCCCAGCGCGATGCTGATGCCTGGAGATGCGCTGGTGATGATGAAACGCGTGCTGCGGCGCTGA
- a CDS encoding ThuA domain-containing protein, with translation MKHLLTAFLAFSLIGSAFSADKKSIVMIAGKPSHGPGQHEHNAGIQLLKKCLEQGAADQVDIKFHLNGEWPSQEELSKADSVVIYSDGGGGHPALQGDRLAQLDKEMKRGCGFLTLHYAVEPTIEKGGKEFIDWMGGCFEINWSVNPHWDANFKELPAHPISSGVKPFGTNDEWYFYMRFRPNMQGVTPILSDVAPESTMSRPDGAHSGNPTVRESVKNKEKQHVAWACERADGGRGFGFTGGHYHRGWANDDQRKLVLNAILWTAKAKIPADGVASNVTEEDMKANLDLKPGQGLPEKPKPAPKVK, from the coding sequence ATGAAGCATCTGCTCACAGCCTTTCTGGCTTTTTCTCTCATCGGCTCCGCCTTCTCCGCGGACAAGAAATCCATCGTCATGATCGCAGGCAAGCCCTCGCATGGCCCAGGACAGCACGAGCACAATGCAGGCATCCAGCTTCTGAAAAAGTGTCTGGAACAGGGCGCGGCGGACCAGGTGGACATCAAATTTCATCTCAATGGCGAGTGGCCCTCTCAGGAAGAGCTTTCCAAGGCGGACAGCGTCGTGATCTACTCCGATGGCGGCGGCGGGCATCCCGCCCTGCAGGGAGACCGTCTGGCGCAGCTGGACAAGGAGATGAAGCGCGGCTGCGGTTTCCTGACGCTGCACTACGCGGTGGAGCCCACCATCGAGAAAGGCGGCAAGGAGTTCATCGACTGGATGGGCGGCTGCTTTGAGATCAACTGGAGCGTGAACCCGCACTGGGACGCCAATTTCAAGGAATTGCCAGCCCACCCGATTAGCTCTGGCGTGAAGCCCTTTGGCACGAATGACGAGTGGTACTTCTACATGCGCTTCCGCCCCAACATGCAGGGTGTGACCCCCATCCTCAGCGATGTGGCTCCTGAATCCACCATGAGCCGCCCGGATGGCGCTCATAGTGGCAATCCCACCGTGCGTGAGTCCGTGAAGAACAAGGAAAAGCAGCACGTGGCCTGGGCCTGCGAGCGTGCGGACGGCGGCCGCGGTTTTGGCTTCACCGGTGGTCATTACCACCGGGGCTGGGCGAATGACGACCAGCGCAAGCTGGTGCTGAACGCGATCCTGTGGACCGCGAAGGCCAAGATCCCTGCGGATGGCGTGGCCTCCAATGTGACCGAGGAAGACATGAAGGCCAATCTGGACCTCAAGCCAGGACAAGGTCTGCCAGAGAAACCGAAACCTGCACCTAAGGTAAAGTAA